A window of Candidatus Woesearchaeota archaeon genomic DNA:
TAATCCTACACTTTTCGGTCAGGCTGCATTTATTTTGCCGGTGCAGCGGTGTCAGGTGCAGCGGGTTTGGGTGCGGCAAAATCCACCGTAGGCGGGCGGGAAATTTCTTTCTCGTTCTCCACCGTGAAAGACGGCTTCACGCTGTAGCCGAACAGCATCGCGGTCAGGTTGCTCGGAAAGGAACGCACCGTGACGTTGTATTCCTGTACCGCCTTGATG
This region includes:
- a CDS encoding LemA family protein; protein product: IKAVQEYNVTVRSFPSNLTAMLFGYSVKPSFTVENEKEISRPPTVDFAAPKPAAPDTAAPAK